The Paenibacillus sophorae genome has a segment encoding these proteins:
- a CDS encoding TIM-barrel domain-containing protein encodes MQKKNRKRLHRVMASIMVLSLIVPAFGSGSVVARDSEFTRKGSGPMYWITYEHQWTQNTFMPEDRWKANIDWMAENFQPYGYDMVSTDGWIEGATLLNENGYIVSHNNKWMTDPLGSGDDDTGPVYGVVNGDFSAPETKGWTFTGPASHGRNNDNGNDSLYTWLDDPHKETVSQSVYLEDTGLYRLSAKAKTKNGMYTDGVPAFMKIKGYDAADPEAETVTAITYEDWTDYSVELNITHPNVYLEFSYDALAKSKRSAGLDLDDVKLEKLTDDVDTSNHAINGDFEQGDSVGWTIGDGFLHGTNDDGPGDKSLWTWSNDANTVQSIKQSVTLPNGKYLVKAKAKTKDDMIKNGATAVFRVNGYNSAVPDAALAKTVTSQSWTDYSIEVDVTSGSLNLEFVADPKGKSNSTGIDVDDVEVKWAGPNDWQGYPSEVYPDGHNWKYWGDYIKSKGMKLGIYYNPLWVTPEVVKHPDKYHVTVKNDDGSTEQIPVASLVKTEPYNLGNGKQLNGDRFDGGQGADQALYWLDVNKKGAKEYLQGYIKFLAEQGASFLRVDFLSWYESGYDQGLGQIGTGHNSDTEYAKALQWMDEASADNHVFLSLVMPDLKGHAKYEQQFGDMIRIDEDVFSGGWDHTSGRRQNWTPSWSQWANPFQGFTGFSDISGRGSMINDGDFLRLNTYIGQYADNERKTALSLFTIAGSPITIADQYDTIGDNAKFYQNPELIELNKSGFVGKPIYYSEEHYKNNASRDSERWAGQLPDGTWAIALFNRSDESKALSMDFTKELGLADGAYVRDIWEHQDLGYKKVYSKTLEPHDAIVLKLIPKTASKSYQAEVAAYQGGAIFGNDAAGYQGFGYIAGLDKKDAKLTFAVSVPQDGDYPLNVRYANGNEADSLLAVSVENEAGSTVDSDTVAFKSLGKDNWDKWSSAEKTVSLKKGTNLITLKQTEDSAGSVHIDSISFSSGTGQLINGDFEMGNETGWTVDTHGTTIWHGVDTNDAFAGRKQYLYSPDAGGKATSQQKITSLKNGHYTLSAMVKLMPHTDPTFAGGTAKMVISQPGKDDVAVNITPSLKDGVPSTGKTKWESGDFEYKEFKAEADITEQEATVKFIIEAPKADTSMQIDNVKFTSEEVVTEAPAVALYNPGFDEGFTGWSRTNMTHQAIAKDGDNAFARIGGASAYSSDIWQFSNAPTDGVYQLSVKTRKTGDFDKAQVYVSYSGGTKKLDIPAGAEFTELKLPNIQLSMNEVVKVGVISEGKAGSLLGIDDFKLQKDNDQQFKDVTFVSSLSETDPYQVSSGGTGVVLNSQGSAKVKLEFVKADTAKVWMEPTGTFAKKDTFVVDSEQGTVKPAIKNMEDEGYILIQTDALSVRAYKSPFRLAYYDASNTKLLSEQISGEGFGYDGDTGIYSEMSLAPDEHIFGLGMDRDAQSFDRRGKKVVMDNAMTGGYGGNTSDVSSPFFTSTKGYGLYFDNTFEKAAFDMGAADESKYSFSAPNGEMLYYFIAGENNGSLNSIMKSFGGLTGTAPIPPMWTLGYMQSRYGYRSWNEVDGIVDTFRDKNIPLDSMVLDVYWAKKNHYFDMTWNDDPAQDFTSPKANMDELKGKGVNIVTIVDPYIQVTASNFKEGDSKGYFVKDASGKTVMYPAWYGKAGLIDFTNPEAAKWYSSQVKKLHDAGVKGYWIDLNEPEQPTDSVRDQFAAGSAAEITNVYALNEAKAFYDGQRGYTDDRVWTLARSGFTGIQQYGTTVWSGDIDSSWASFSHQLQLGLSAAASGISYFTNDTGGFVGKPTPELYTRWMQAASLMPIFRSHVALGDNPTDPTNIREPWAFGDAAEASVTKAINQRYQLLPYIYSTAKQTADGETSLMKPLVMDYANDSKVYNIQDEWMFGGSILAAPVHQEKATERTIYLPSGTWYDWNSEQQYTGGQEITYSADLNTIPMLVKEGAIIPTRDAQDFSEQTPASELTLKVYPLISRETSKFTLYEDDGKTYAYEKGQSSATEISANSQNDKVALNIAAIKGSYTGKVDQRVWSSEVKVGAEGKTVYSVKRNGQELAEVSSKNAVNEGQDVWYYDASARKLYVRTAKVATSEAQQITAALTADGTSNIKDVTLDAAMHRAGSAKDVQITANTANVADGTAVKAVLLKNALPYEGVPAASGSVAGGKASLTLPLPATLPAGPYQIRVEAGSASYTLDYTVLKRMEDSFKMEPSFNMNKLEAGKYLDAKVKVTNALSEDKQVMIIAALYDTNGGLKMVNHAYSSSLVKAGQTLQLNAGFQLPSSVAGYKVKLMVWEGEDLMNTTMMPLAGVTELTP; translated from the coding sequence ATGCAAAAAAAGAATAGAAAGCGATTACATCGCGTGATGGCCTCGATTATGGTGTTAAGCCTGATCGTGCCTGCATTCGGCTCGGGTTCCGTGGTGGCGCGGGACAGCGAGTTCACCAGAAAAGGCTCGGGGCCGATGTACTGGATCACGTATGAGCATCAATGGACCCAAAATACGTTCATGCCGGAAGATCGCTGGAAAGCGAACATCGACTGGATGGCGGAAAATTTTCAGCCGTACGGTTACGATATGGTCAGCACGGACGGATGGATTGAAGGGGCCACGCTATTAAATGAGAACGGTTACATTGTTTCGCATAATAATAAATGGATGACCGATCCGCTGGGCTCAGGCGATGATGATACAGGACCTGTATACGGAGTGGTCAACGGTGATTTCAGCGCTCCCGAGACAAAGGGCTGGACCTTTACCGGACCGGCTTCCCACGGGCGGAATAACGACAACGGCAATGATTCCTTGTATACGTGGTTGGATGATCCCCATAAAGAGACCGTCAGCCAGAGCGTTTATCTGGAGGATACGGGCCTGTACCGGCTGAGCGCAAAGGCGAAGACCAAGAACGGGATGTATACGGATGGCGTTCCGGCCTTCATGAAGATCAAGGGCTATGATGCCGCCGATCCTGAGGCTGAAACAGTAACCGCTATTACTTATGAGGATTGGACGGATTACAGCGTAGAGCTGAACATTACCCATCCGAACGTGTATCTTGAATTCTCGTATGATGCGCTAGCCAAATCGAAGAGAAGCGCCGGGCTGGACCTTGATGATGTGAAGCTAGAGAAGCTTACGGATGATGTGGACACCTCGAACCACGCGATTAACGGCGATTTCGAGCAGGGAGATTCCGTGGGCTGGACAATCGGGGATGGATTCCTTCACGGAACCAACGATGACGGCCCGGGAGATAAATCCCTGTGGACCTGGTCGAATGATGCCAATACGGTTCAGTCCATAAAGCAGAGCGTTACTCTGCCGAACGGCAAATATCTGGTAAAAGCCAAGGCTAAAACCAAAGACGACATGATTAAAAACGGAGCGACCGCCGTCTTCCGTGTCAACGGCTACAATTCCGCGGTTCCGGACGCGGCTCTGGCTAAAACGGTGACCAGCCAAAGCTGGACGGACTACTCGATCGAGGTCGATGTGACCTCGGGTTCGCTGAACTTGGAATTTGTCGCCGACCCCAAGGGCAAATCAAACAGCACGGGAATCGACGTGGACGATGTCGAGGTCAAATGGGCCGGACCGAATGACTGGCAGGGCTACCCTTCCGAGGTTTATCCGGACGGCCACAATTGGAAGTACTGGGGAGATTACATCAAGAGCAAAGGCATGAAGCTGGGGATTTACTATAACCCGCTGTGGGTTACCCCCGAAGTGGTGAAGCATCCGGACAAATACCATGTCACTGTGAAAAATGACGACGGCAGCACCGAGCAGATTCCGGTAGCCAGCCTGGTTAAGACGGAGCCGTACAATCTCGGCAACGGCAAGCAGCTGAACGGGGACCGCTTTGATGGCGGACAGGGCGCCGACCAAGCGCTGTACTGGCTGGACGTCAACAAAAAGGGCGCTAAAGAATACCTTCAAGGCTATATAAAATTCCTGGCTGAGCAGGGAGCTTCCTTCCTGCGCGTCGATTTCCTGTCCTGGTATGAATCGGGTTACGACCAGGGCCTTGGCCAAATCGGAACGGGCCATAATTCGGATACGGAATACGCCAAAGCGCTGCAGTGGATGGATGAAGCATCCGCCGACAATCATGTATTCCTCAGTTTGGTTATGCCGGACCTGAAGGGCCATGCCAAATATGAGCAGCAGTTCGGCGATATGATCCGCATCGACGAGGACGTATTCTCAGGAGGCTGGGATCATACCAGCGGACGCCGCCAGAACTGGACTCCCAGCTGGTCGCAGTGGGCCAATCCGTTCCAGGGCTTCACCGGCTTCTCCGATATTTCGGGCCGCGGCTCGATGATTAATGACGGCGACTTCCTGCGCCTGAACACCTATATCGGCCAATATGCCGACAACGAGCGGAAGACGGCCTTGTCTCTGTTCACAATCGCTGGCTCTCCGATTACGATCGCCGACCAGTACGACACCATCGGGGATAACGCCAAATTTTATCAGAATCCCGAACTGATTGAATTGAACAAATCGGGATTTGTAGGCAAGCCGATTTACTATTCCGAAGAACATTACAAGAACAATGCCAGCCGTGACAGCGAGCGTTGGGCCGGGCAGCTGCCGGATGGAACGTGGGCCATTGCCCTGTTCAACCGCAGCGACGAATCCAAAGCGCTGTCTATGGATTTCACGAAGGAGCTTGGGCTGGCTGACGGAGCGTATGTCCGCGACATTTGGGAGCACCAAGACCTCGGATATAAAAAGGTCTACTCCAAAACCCTTGAACCGCATGATGCTATCGTGCTGAAACTGATTCCGAAGACGGCTTCCAAGTCTTATCAGGCTGAAGTGGCTGCGTATCAAGGCGGAGCGATCTTCGGCAATGATGCGGCGGGATACCAGGGCTTTGGCTACATCGCCGGGCTGGATAAAAAAGACGCCAAGCTGACCTTTGCCGTCAGTGTTCCACAGGACGGCGACTACCCGCTGAATGTCCGCTACGCAAATGGCAATGAAGCGGACAGCCTACTTGCGGTATCCGTGGAAAATGAGGCCGGCAGCACAGTCGATTCGGATACGGTTGCTTTCAAGAGTCTCGGCAAAGACAACTGGGATAAATGGAGCAGTGCGGAAAAGACGGTTTCGCTGAAAAAAGGAACGAATCTGATCACCTTGAAGCAGACGGAGGACAGTGCGGGTTCCGTTCACATCGACTCCATCTCGTTCAGTTCCGGAACCGGCCAATTGATTAACGGTGATTTCGAAATGGGCAATGAAACCGGATGGACAGTGGATACGCACGGCACCACGATATGGCATGGCGTGGATACCAATGATGCCTTTGCAGGCCGCAAGCAGTACCTGTATTCGCCGGATGCCGGAGGTAAAGCGACATCCCAGCAGAAGATTACCAGTCTGAAGAACGGGCATTATACCCTTTCCGCTATGGTTAAGCTGATGCCGCATACCGATCCGACGTTTGCTGGCGGAACGGCGAAAATGGTCATTTCGCAGCCGGGCAAAGATGATGTGGCCGTTAATATTACGCCAAGCCTCAAGGATGGAGTTCCATCAACAGGCAAGACGAAATGGGAATCAGGCGATTTTGAGTACAAGGAATTCAAGGCCGAAGCGGATATAACGGAGCAGGAAGCCACGGTCAAGTTCATCATTGAGGCGCCTAAGGCGGACACTTCCATGCAGATCGACAATGTGAAATTTACCTCCGAGGAAGTGGTGACTGAAGCTCCGGCGGTAGCCTTGTACAATCCGGGCTTTGACGAAGGCTTCACCGGCTGGAGCCGCACGAACATGACGCATCAGGCAATCGCCAAAGACGGGGATAACGCCTTCGCCAGAATCGGCGGAGCCAGCGCCTATTCCTCCGATATCTGGCAGTTCAGCAATGCGCCGACAGACGGCGTATATCAACTGTCGGTGAAGACCCGCAAGACCGGGGACTTTGACAAGGCCCAGGTGTATGTAAGCTATTCCGGCGGCACGAAGAAGCTCGATATTCCGGCCGGAGCGGAATTTACGGAGCTGAAGCTGCCGAATATTCAGCTGTCCATGAACGAAGTGGTCAAGGTCGGCGTGATTTCCGAGGGCAAAGCGGGAAGCTTGCTGGGTATCGACGACTTCAAGCTGCAGAAGGACAATGACCAGCAGTTTAAAGACGTTACATTCGTTAGCAGTCTGTCGGAAACCGATCCGTACCAGGTGTCCTCAGGCGGAACGGGGGTTGTGCTGAATTCGCAGGGCAGCGCGAAGGTGAAGCTTGAATTTGTAAAAGCTGATACGGCCAAGGTATGGATGGAGCCGACCGGAACTTTTGCGAAGAAGGACACTTTCGTTGTCGACAGCGAGCAGGGAACAGTGAAGCCTGCCATTAAGAATATGGAAGACGAAGGCTACATTCTGATACAGACCGATGCTTTGAGTGTGCGAGCTTACAAGTCGCCGTTCCGTCTGGCTTACTATGACGCTTCCAACACGAAGCTGCTGTCCGAACAAATTAGCGGCGAAGGCTTCGGGTACGATGGAGATACCGGCATATATAGCGAGATGTCCCTTGCGCCGGATGAACATATCTTCGGACTCGGCATGGACCGCGACGCGCAGTCGTTTGACCGCAGAGGCAAGAAGGTCGTTATGGACAATGCGATGACCGGAGGTTACGGCGGCAATACGTCCGACGTTTCCAGCCCCTTTTTTACCAGCACGAAGGGTTATGGCTTGTATTTCGATAATACGTTCGAGAAAGCGGCCTTTGATATGGGGGCGGCGGATGAGAGCAAATACAGCTTCAGCGCGCCGAACGGGGAAATGCTGTATTACTTCATCGCCGGCGAGAACAACGGTTCATTGAACAGTATTATGAAGAGTTTTGGGGGCCTGACCGGCACCGCTCCGATTCCGCCGATGTGGACGCTGGGATATATGCAGTCCAGATACGGTTACAGAAGCTGGAACGAAGTGGACGGCATCGTGGACACCTTCCGCGATAAGAATATCCCGCTCGACTCCATGGTGCTGGATGTGTACTGGGCTAAGAAGAATCATTATTTCGATATGACCTGGAACGACGATCCTGCGCAGGACTTTACGAGTCCAAAGGCAAACATGGATGAACTGAAGGGAAAAGGCGTCAACATCGTAACCATCGTCGATCCTTACATCCAGGTTACGGCTTCCAATTTTAAAGAGGGCGACAGCAAAGGCTATTTTGTCAAGGACGCTTCCGGCAAAACGGTCATGTATCCGGCTTGGTACGGCAAAGCGGGACTGATCGACTTCACCAATCCCGAAGCGGCCAAGTGGTACAGCTCCCAGGTGAAAAAGCTGCATGATGCCGGCGTAAAAGGCTACTGGATCGACCTTAACGAACCGGAGCAGCCAACCGATTCTGTGAGAGACCAGTTTGCCGCAGGCAGCGCGGCGGAAATTACCAACGTGTATGCACTGAATGAGGCAAAAGCTTTCTATGACGGCCAGCGCGGCTACACCGACGACCGGGTCTGGACGCTGGCAAGATCGGGCTTCACCGGCATTCAGCAGTATGGCACCACCGTCTGGAGCGGAGACATTGACTCCAGTTGGGCTTCTTTCTCGCATCAGCTGCAGCTCGGCTTAAGCGCGGCGGCATCGGGCATTTCGTATTTCACTAACGATACCGGCGGCTTTGTCGGCAAACCTACGCCGGAGCTATACACCCGCTGGATGCAGGCGGCTTCGCTGATGCCGATTTTCCGGTCCCATGTGGCTCTTGGCGACAATCCTACAGATCCGACCAATATCAGAGAGCCATGGGCATTCGGAGACGCAGCGGAAGCTTCGGTAACGAAAGCGATCAACCAGCGCTACCAACTGCTGCCGTACATCTACTCTACGGCTAAGCAGACGGCAGACGGCGAAACTTCGCTGATGAAGCCGCTCGTTATGGACTACGCGAACGACAGCAAGGTTTACAACATTCAGGATGAGTGGATGTTCGGCGGTTCTATTTTGGCTGCTCCTGTGCATCAGGAAAAAGCAACGGAAAGAACGATCTATCTGCCAAGCGGAACCTGGTATGACTGGAACTCTGAACAGCAGTATACCGGCGGGCAGGAAATCACGTACAGCGCGGACCTGAATACCATTCCGATGCTGGTGAAGGAAGGCGCCATCATTCCGACCAGAGACGCGCAGGACTTCTCCGAACAGACTCCGGCAAGCGAATTGACGCTCAAAGTGTATCCGTTAATCAGCCGAGAGACTTCGAAATTCACGCTCTACGAGGATGACGGCAAAACGTATGCTTACGAGAAAGGTCAATCATCGGCAACCGAGATCTCGGCAAATTCGCAGAATGACAAAGTAGCTCTGAATATCGCTGCAATAAAGGGCAGCTACACAGGAAAGGTCGACCAACGGGTTTGGTCTTCCGAGGTGAAAGTCGGAGCCGAAGGCAAGACGGTCTATTCCGTCAAACGAAACGGCCAAGAACTGGCGGAGGTTAGCTCCAAAAATGCTGTGAACGAAGGCCAGGATGTATGGTACTACGATGCGTCCGCCCGCAAGCTGTATGTCAGAACGGCGAAGGTTGCGACTTCGGAGGCTCAGCAAATTACAGCCGCGCTGACCGCGGACGGAACCTCAAACATCAAAGACGTGACGCTGGACGCCGCTATGCACCGCGCTGGCAGCGCCAAGGATGTGCAAATCACCGCTAATACGGCTAACGTCGCTGACGGAACGGCCGTCAAAGCAGTCTTGCTGAAAAACGCCCTGCCCTATGAGGGAGTTCCGGCTGCTTCTGGCTCCGTTGCAGGAGGCAAGGCCAGCCTAACTCTGCCGCTGCCAGCCACGCTTCCCGCAGGTCCGTACCAGATCCGCGTCGAAGCCGGGAGCGCATCGTATACGTTGGACTATACGGTACTGAAGAGAATGGAAGACAGCTTCAAGATGGAACCTTCATTTAATATGAATAAGCTTGAAGCCGGCAAATATCTGGACGCCAAGGTCAAAGTAACGAACGCCTTGTCCGAAGACAAGCAAGTGATGATCATTGCCGCGCTCTATGATACGAACGGCGGACTGAAGATGGTCAATCATGCTTACAGCTCCTCACTCGTCAAGGCAGGCCAGACCCTGCAGCTGAATGCGGGCTTCCAGCTTCCGTCCAGTGTTGCGGGATACAAGGTTAAGCTGATGGTCTGGGAAGGCGAGGATCTGATGAACACCACCATGATGCCGCTTGCCGGCGTAACCGAGCTCACCCCTTGA
- a CDS encoding ABC transporter substrate-binding protein produces the protein MMKKPVFTSLSVILMAAAFTSCSFGGGSYSAETQDVSTQARPVVLKMFTFGEGLSEQLHDMAEKYNALHPEVTVETELISNEYDSVLQTKLNSGDVPDIFMTQGYWANRTYKDIVVELTGQPFLDQIEDSALKAAELDGKIYGIPVSTQSYGFIYNKKVFADAGIDTLPTTYTGLEETAKRLKVKGVTPFANSFKEWWVFKHIASQTLAAEEGDYAQTAQEISEGTKTFKDLPLFGRTFDMIDLMVKYGSDKPLETDYGTGLALVAQGKAAMIHNGNWAEGDMLKANPSAKIGFFPEPVGDDPSKARLMVDSSVLLRISNSSKHIDEAKKFLDYIVTDYIKQYGWHGEVPVLKGGAAPDGQLAADTIRYMNKGETYPWVQGYWPDGFDTELGALLQEYVAQAKTKDQVLDELTKAWVKLVKAANM, from the coding sequence ATGATGAAGAAACCGGTGTTCACCTCACTTAGTGTGATTCTCATGGCCGCTGCGTTCACAAGCTGTTCGTTTGGAGGCGGCAGTTACTCTGCAGAAACCCAGGATGTCAGCACGCAGGCCCGGCCGGTCGTCTTGAAAATGTTCACTTTTGGCGAAGGATTGTCGGAGCAGCTCCATGATATGGCGGAAAAATATAACGCTCTGCATCCGGAAGTTACGGTAGAAACAGAGCTCATTTCCAACGAGTACGATTCGGTCCTCCAAACAAAGCTGAATTCCGGCGATGTGCCGGATATCTTCATGACTCAGGGCTATTGGGCGAACCGGACGTATAAGGACATCGTGGTGGAGCTCACCGGTCAACCATTCCTGGATCAGATTGAAGACAGTGCCCTGAAAGCCGCCGAATTGGATGGCAAAATATACGGGATTCCCGTCAGCACCCAATCGTACGGCTTCATTTACAACAAAAAGGTGTTCGCCGATGCCGGCATTGACACCCTGCCCACAACCTATACCGGACTTGAGGAGACGGCCAAGCGCTTGAAGGTTAAAGGCGTCACGCCGTTCGCCAACTCATTCAAGGAATGGTGGGTGTTCAAGCATATCGCATCCCAGACTCTTGCGGCTGAAGAAGGTGATTATGCGCAAACGGCGCAGGAAATTTCGGAAGGTACAAAGACCTTTAAGGATTTGCCGCTGTTTGGCAGGACCTTCGATATGATCGATCTGATGGTCAAGTATGGCAGCGATAAGCCGCTGGAGACGGATTACGGCACAGGGCTTGCTCTGGTGGCTCAGGGCAAGGCGGCTATGATCCATAACGGGAACTGGGCGGAAGGGGATATGCTGAAAGCGAATCCGTCCGCTAAGATCGGCTTCTTCCCGGAACCGGTCGGAGACGATCCTTCTAAAGCGAGGCTGATGGTCGATTCCTCCGTGCTCCTTCGCATCAGCAACAGCTCCAAGCATATAGACGAAGCCAAGAAATTTCTCGATTACATCGTTACTGATTATATCAAGCAATATGGCTGGCACGGCGAGGTCCCGGTCTTGAAGGGCGGAGCGGCGCCTGACGGCCAGCTTGCCGCCGATACGATCCGCTATATGAACAAGGGTGAGACTTACCCCTGGGTTCAAGGATATTGGCCGGATGGTTTTGATACGGAGCTGGGGGCGCTGTTACAGGAATACGTAGCGCAGGCCAAGACAAAGGATCAGGTGCTTGACGAATTGACGAAGGCTTGGGTGAAGCTGGTGAAGGCTGCGAATATGTAA
- a CDS encoding response regulator encodes MYKVLIVDDERPVRMAIRLAGEWEKLAVSEIVEAPEAHTGLRLLEEWKPDIVLVDIKMPVMDGMEMLRRASARYPEVKYIIVSGLDEFEYARQAIQYRVLDYLLKPVDKVELNRSLREAVRQLEEERKDREMKQRQSMMNNLSLPLFKEKLLTMIIDGDRIHPPILEDYKKLTSMTKQHVLYSCAIIQVLNFDEVCASKFKGDSFSCYFALTNMIDECCAPWSQGFSFRSYKTDHEIIVVLEIGTHPEPKVFSAAKMTEIIHSLQTLFGFASIAGIGGFSPSFEKLGESFGEAHAIKSSINILKCENRVFTETQTGRRAELSSIMNKRELLIRAFESGNIEFTRGIVNGYFDLIKQTGYFSMDDARKSAAEFILMFEDIAAQLGIAEDPQGKPLSFGTVGPYPSFEDFSEFVFRVISLVFDRIQDGLRNSEAFNIIRIKNYIDDHFFTDINLTMFSEQYYLSKEYLSRLFKERFGFGIYEYVLKVRMDRAKEMLDDPSIKIQLVSSKVGFNDNAYFSKAFKKYTGLSPSEYRNLALQSKKSI; translated from the coding sequence ATGTATAAGGTGTTGATTGTCGATGATGAGCGTCCTGTCCGGATGGCGATCAGGCTCGCCGGAGAGTGGGAGAAGCTTGCGGTGTCCGAAATCGTGGAGGCTCCGGAAGCGCATACGGGACTCCGACTGCTGGAAGAGTGGAAGCCGGACATCGTCCTGGTCGATATCAAGATGCCCGTCATGGACGGAATGGAAATGCTGCGCAGAGCGAGTGCCCGGTACCCGGAAGTCAAATATATCATCGTCAGCGGCCTCGACGAATTTGAATACGCCAGGCAAGCCATCCAGTACCGGGTATTGGATTATTTGCTCAAGCCGGTCGACAAGGTGGAGCTGAATCGATCCTTGCGTGAGGCGGTCCGGCAGCTCGAAGAGGAAAGAAAGGACCGGGAGATGAAGCAGCGGCAAAGCATGATGAACAATTTGTCTCTGCCCCTGTTCAAGGAAAAGCTGCTGACCATGATTATCGACGGCGACCGCATCCATCCCCCTATTCTTGAAGATTACAAGAAGCTGACCTCCATGACGAAGCAGCATGTTCTTTACAGCTGCGCCATTATTCAGGTTCTTAATTTTGATGAGGTGTGCGCTTCCAAATTTAAGGGAGACTCGTTCTCCTGCTATTTTGCATTAACGAACATGATTGACGAATGCTGCGCTCCCTGGAGCCAGGGCTTCAGCTTCCGAAGCTACAAGACCGATCATGAGATTATCGTCGTGCTCGAAATCGGCACCCACCCGGAACCCAAGGTTTTCAGCGCGGCTAAAATGACAGAAATCATCCACTCTTTGCAGACCCTGTTCGGCTTCGCTTCAATCGCCGGGATTGGCGGTTTTTCTCCTTCCTTTGAAAAGCTGGGAGAATCCTTCGGCGAAGCCCATGCCATCAAGTCCAGCATCAACATCCTTAAATGCGAGAACCGGGTGTTCACGGAAACCCAGACCGGACGCAGGGCAGAATTGTCTTCTATTATGAACAAAAGAGAGCTGCTGATCCGCGCCTTCGAGAGCGGAAATATCGAGTTTACCCGGGGGATTGTGAATGGGTATTTTGACCTTATCAAACAGACCGGTTATTTCAGCATGGACGACGCGAGAAAGTCCGCCGCCGAATTTATCCTGATGTTTGAGGATATTGCAGCTCAGCTTGGCATCGCCGAGGACCCGCAGGGAAAGCCGTTATCCTTCGGAACCGTCGGCCCCTACCCTTCGTTCGAGGATTTCAGCGAGTTTGTGTTTCGCGTCATTTCGCTCGTGTTCGACAGAATTCAGGACGGACTGAGGAATTCGGAAGCTTTCAACATTATTCGCATTAAGAACTATATCGACGACCATTTTTTTACCGATATCAATCTGACGATGTTCTCGGAGCAGTATTATTTAAGCAAGGAATATCTGTCCAGACTCTTTAAAGAAAGATTCGGATTCGGCATCTACGAGTATGTGCTCAAGGTGCGAATGGACCGGGCCAAGGAAATGCTGGATGATCCGTCCATCAAAATCCAACTGGTCTCCAGCAAGGTCGGCTTTAACGACAATGCCTATTTCAGCAAAGCCTTCAAGAAATACACTGGCCTGTCGCCAAGCGAATACCGGAACCTGGCGCTGCAATCCAAAAAAAGCATCTGA